The bacterium DNA window ATCCCTTCAAGATCGCCCAGGCCCAGTTCGACGAGGCCGCCAAAAAACTCGGCCTCGAACCCCCCATGTGCGAGCTCCTGCGCTGGCCCCGCCGCGAGTACCTCTTCACCATCCCGGTGAAGATGGACAACGGGAAGACCAAGGTCTTCCACGGCTACCGCGTCCAGTACAACGACGCCCGTGGCCCGTGCAAGGGCGGCATCCGCTGGCACCCGGACGAGACCATAGACACCGTCCGCGCCCTGTCGGCGTGGATGACCTGGAAGTGCTCCGTGGTAGACATCCCCCTCGGCGGCAGCAAAGGCGGCGTGACCTGCAACCCCAAGGAGCTCTCCGAGGGTGAGAAGGAGCGTCTGGCCCGGGGTTGGATGCGCGTCATCGCCCGCGAGCTGGGCGAGCACCGCGACGTCCCCGCCCCCGACGTTTACACCACCCCCCAGATCATGGCCTGGATGATGGACGAGTTCGAGACCATCGTCGGCCGCAGCCACCCCGCCGTCATCACCGGCAAGCCGTTGGAGCTGGGCGGATCCCAGGGCCGCGGCGACGCCACCGCCCGGGGCGGCATCATCACCGTCCGCGAGGCCTGCAAAATCCTCAAAATAGACCCGGCCAAAGTCACCTACGCCATCCAGGGCTTCGGCAACGCGGGCCAGTTCGCCGCCACCCTGCACAAGGAAGTTCTGGGCGGGGGCAAGCTGGTCGCCGTGTCCGATTCGAGCGGCGGCATCTACTCCGCCGCGGGATTCGATCCCCACGACCTGGTGAAGTGGAAGCTCGAGAAGGGCTCCGTCACCACCTACCCCAAGGCCGAGAAGAAAATCTCCAACGAGGAGCTCCTGGAGCTGCCCGTGGACGTCCTCTACCCCGCGGCCCTGGAGAACGTCATCACCAAAGAGAACGCGGCCAAGATCAAGTGCAAGATCTCCTGCGAGCTGGCCAACGGCCCGACGACACCGGACGCCGACGTCATCCTGCACAAGGCGGGCATCCACGTCATCCCCGACTTCCTGGCCAACGCCGGCGGGGTGACCGTCTCCTACTTCGAGCAGGTCCAGGGCACCTACAACTACTACTGGAAGCTGGAGGACGTGCGGAAGCAGCTCGACGAGAAGATGACCAACGCCTACCACGCCGTATACGACATGCACAAGAAGCAAAACGTGCACATGCGGCTGGCGGCGTACATGGTCGCGGTCAAGCGCGTCGCCGACGCGGTCAGACTGCGCGGTTGGGTGTAAACCCAACGACGTACAAAAGGGCCTCCCAAGTGGGAGGCCTTTTTTTGTAAACTTACATCATGTTTATGTTGACAATTACTGAGCTTATAGTTTACAATTAAAATATGCGCTTAAGTGAGAATCAGAAGAAGGCTCTTAGAAAACGGTTTCTCGAACTGGTTTTCGAGAAGAAGACGGCGTTTATAAAACACCTTGCCGATGAGTTCAACATCTCCCGACAGATGGCCAGCCGCTACCTGTCATCACTGGTCAAAGAAGGTCTGGTGAAGCGGGATGGCAGAGGACGCGGAACGTCATACAGATTAGTGGAAGTTGAACATAGCTACAGTGGCCCGGCCGGCGAACTGGATGAAAACAGGGTATGGCTCAGTGAAATTAAACCCCATCTGGAAAGGTACGAGTTGCCGCAGAACGTCATGGACATATGTCATTATGGAACCACGGAAATGCTTAATAATATCTATGAGCACGCCGCCGCACAAAAATATTACGGTAAGGTCTCTGTAAACGCCTTGACGGTGACCATCTTGGTTATTGACGATGGCATCGGGATATTTAGAAAAATCAAAGAGGAATTCGACCTGGCAGAACCGAGGGACGCAATCATCGAACTTTCAAAGGGTAAATTAACCACCGACGAGCGGCACCACACAGGCGAGGGTATCTTCTTCGCCTCCAGAATGATGGATGCATTCATTATTCTCTCTGGAAAGCTGTCATTTCAAACCTGGCGGGGTGAAGACTGGCTGCTGGAATCCAGTAAACGGATCGAAGGAACGGCAATCAAGATGGAAATCAACCGGGACAGCGACAGAACTGAATGGGTCGATAAAATGATCAAACGCGCTCAGACCACCTAAACTCCAATAAGATGCAGAAGACCCAATGCGTGGTTGAAAACCATACCCTCATCTGTTTATCCTTAAACCAGACTGAACAAAAGGAGGGGGTTCCATGCGTACCTATTTGTTGCTGGTTGTCCTGGTGTGCGTCTCTTGCACCACCACCACGGGCGCCGGACCCACCGACCTCACCGACGCCGTGGTCGTCTTCCTGGGCGCCTCGATCACCGAGAACTTCTACTACCCCGAGTACGAGCAGTTCTTCCCCGACTACGACTTTCACAAGGTCACCGAGTCCACCCCGGACAAGTCGCCGGTCTTCCCCGACGTCGAGGCGTTCGGTCCGGACATCGTCACGTTCAAGGAGTGCGGGCCTACTTCGATCCGGGCGGGGAGACCGACCTGGAGGCCATGCAGGGTTACATGCAGGACATCGCCGATTTCTGCGAGAGCATCGGGGCGGTGCCGGTGCCGGCCACCACGCTGCCCATTGACGTGGGCTACGGCGGCAACACCCAGGCCCAGCTCGACGACATCATCGAGTTCGACGCCTGGGTCCGGAGCTGGTGCGCGGACAACGGCTGGGTGTACATGGACTACTACACCTGGATCGCCGACGCCGACGGTCAGCTGCCCCGGGGTTACCACGACGGCGACGGCCTCCACCCCAACCAGGACGGCTACGACGTCCTCGGCCCCCACGTGATTCCCACCCTGGAGGGCGTGGAGCTGACCGCCTCCGACTCGACCTTCGGGCGGATAAAGGCCCTGTACCGCTGAAAGCGCCTTCGGACACCGGGGGCAAAGGGCTTGACCAAGCTTTAGCCGGCAACGCTCCCGGCGGTGTGTTGATACCCCTCCCCCCTCTGGGGGGAGGGTTTGGGAGGGGGGTAAGGGGGCGGGAACAGAGGCCCGCCCGCTCATTTTTAAGGCAAGACGACGGCGACGCCCGGTTCCACCGACGGCGGCCGGGTTTGCCCTTCAGGGTGGGCTGTGCTATCATCCGCCCCAACCGAGCGTAGCGAGCTATGCCCCTGGCAAACCGAGCGAAGCGAGCTACGCCTCTGGCGAAACCTATCCGCCTGGCGCTCGACGCCACACAGGAGTTTTTAAGGAGTTCAACCGCATGGCGAAGTACGTTTACACCTTCGGCGCCGGGAAAGCCGAGGGCTCTACCAAGATGAGGGACCTCCTGGGCGGCAAGGGCGCGGACCTGGCCGAGATGTCCAGCCTCGGCATCCCCGTGCCCCCCGGCTTCACCATCACCACCGAGGTCTGCACCGGCTATTACGAGAACGACAAGACCTACCCCGCCGACCTGGAGGCCCAGGTCAATCGGGCTCTCGCGGCCACCGAGAAGATTTGGGGCAAGCGGTTCGGCGACGCGAAAAACCCGCTTCTCTTCAGCGTGCGCTCCGGCGCACGGGTATCCATGCCCGGCATGATGGACACCGTCTTGAACCTCGGCCTCAACGACGAGACCGTCCGGGGCCTCATCGAGGCCACCGGCAGCGCGCGTCTCGGCTGGGATTCCTACCGCCGCTTCATCGAGATGTTCGCCAACGTGGTCCGGGGCGTGGACCGCGACCTCTTCGAGCACGCCCTTCAGGAGGCCAAGGACGCCAAGGGCGTCAAGCTGGACACCGATCTGGACGCGGCCGACATGGAGCGGCTGGTCGGGCGGTACAAGGAAATTTACCGGCGGGAGCTGGGCGAGGATTTCCCCCTGGACCCGAAAAAGCAGCTCTGGGCCTCGATCGGCGCAGTCTTCGGCTCCTGGGAGACCCCCCGCGCCGTCACTTACCGCAGGCTTAACGGCATCCCCAATGACTGGGGTACCGCGGTCAACGTGCAGACCATGGTCTTCGGCAACATGGGCGACGACTCGGCCACCGGGGTGGCCTTCACCCGCGACCCGGCCACCGGCGCCCACGCCTACTTTTACGGCGAGTTCCTCGTCAACGCCCAGGGCGAGGACGTGGTGGCCGGTATCCGGACACCGCAACAGATAAGCCGGCCCGGCAGCCGCGAGTGGGCCGCGAGCAACGGCATCGGCGAGGATGTGCGCCGGGCCAAGTTCCCCTCCCTCGAGGAGATAATGC harbors:
- a CDS encoding GDSL-type esterase/lipase family protein gives rise to the protein MRAYFDPGGETDLEAMQGYMQDIADFCESIGAVPVPATTLPIDVGYGGNTQAQLDDIIEFDAWVRSWCADNGWVYMDYYTWIADADGQLPRGYHDGDGLHPNQDGYDVLGPHVIPTLEGVELTASDSTFGRIKALYR
- a CDS encoding Glu/Leu/Phe/Val dehydrogenase, with the protein product MAEELNPFKIAQAQFDEAAKKLGLEPPMCELLRWPRREYLFTIPVKMDNGKTKVFHGYRVQYNDARGPCKGGIRWHPDETIDTVRALSAWMTWKCSVVDIPLGGSKGGVTCNPKELSEGEKERLARGWMRVIARELGEHRDVPAPDVYTTPQIMAWMMDEFETIVGRSHPAVITGKPLELGGSQGRGDATARGGIITVREACKILKIDPAKVTYAIQGFGNAGQFAATLHKEVLGGGKLVAVSDSSGGIYSAAGFDPHDLVKWKLEKGSVTTYPKAEKKISNEELLELPVDVLYPAALENVITKENAAKIKCKISCELANGPTTPDADVILHKAGIHVIPDFLANAGGVTVSYFEQVQGTYNYYWKLEDVRKQLDEKMTNAYHAVYDMHKKQNVHMRLAAYMVAVKRVADAVRLRGWV
- a CDS encoding ATP-binding protein, translating into MRLSENQKKALRKRFLELVFEKKTAFIKHLADEFNISRQMASRYLSSLVKEGLVKRDGRGRGTSYRLVEVEHSYSGPAGELDENRVWLSEIKPHLERYELPQNVMDICHYGTTEMLNNIYEHAAAQKYYGKVSVNALTVTILVIDDGIGIFRKIKEEFDLAEPRDAIIELSKGKLTTDERHHTGEGIFFASRMMDAFIILSGKLSFQTWRGEDWLLESSKRIEGTAIKMEINRDSDRTEWVDKMIKRAQTT
- a CDS encoding pyruvate, phosphate dikinase, which gives rise to MAKYVYTFGAGKAEGSTKMRDLLGGKGADLAEMSSLGIPVPPGFTITTEVCTGYYENDKTYPADLEAQVNRALAATEKIWGKRFGDAKNPLLFSVRSGARVSMPGMMDTVLNLGLNDETVRGLIEATGSARLGWDSYRRFIEMFANVVRGVDRDLFEHALQEAKDAKGVKLDTDLDAADMERLVGRYKEIYRRELGEDFPLDPKKQLWASIGAVFGSWETPRAVTYRRLNGIPNDWGTAVNVQTMVFGNMGDDSATGVAFTRDPATGAHAYFYGEFLVNAQGEDVVAGIRTPQQISRPGSREWAASNGIGEDVRRAKFPSLEEIMPKIYAELEGIRKKLEEHYRDMQDVEFTIERDRLWMLQTRRGKRTAAAAVKIAVDMVKEKLIDKEEAIMRVEPNRLDDLLHPVFDEDAKMRAITVAKGLPASPGAATGQIVFTADDAEAWAGEHKRVILVRLETSPEDIHGMNAAVGILTARGGMTSHAAVVARGMGKCCVAGCGDISIDYANKRFTASGKTLKEGDWLS